A stretch of DNA from Mus musculus strain C57BL/6J chromosome 6, GRCm38.p6 C57BL/6J:
GAAAGTACTGAAATGTTAAATCAACCTTTAAATCCCCCATATCTATAGAAATGCCCAGATTGTATCCAGGCCACAGTTATGAGCGTTCAGAGAAAATGTGTAATTTCTTGGTAGATTCATAATAGAATAGCTCTTTAGAATAGGCCTATTTGAATCCATTCATTCAAAGACATTTTGAACAAACATGTACTTGTGATGACTAAAATGATTTCAAAAACAAAGTAATATCAGAAATAATACTGACATCACCCTTTAAAATATTATCTGAGCAAAATTGCTATTCATATTCAAGAAATTATAAAGACTAGTTAGGGCTGGGTTTAACAAAGGCTGACAGGCTGACAACGTTGGGGCTTCCTGCAGATCTGCTGGCAGGTCAGACTGAGCAATGACATGGTGCACAGGTGACATGTATCAGATCTCCAAAACACATGCACATTGATTAGACGTCACCTCCACTTAAACGATGGAGATGATATCAATGGGTTTAGAAATTATGTCCGGAGTTTCCAAACTCAGCAAGTGGGAGACTCAGGATGTGAACTTGGAGTAGAGTTAGTTCAACTTGCATCTAGAGAGCGTTGGTTGGAGAGAGATGCAATGAAGAACAAAATCCCCCAAAGTGTGTGACCTTTGTCTCCTTGAAAACTGTCTGGAGCAGGAGACTACAGGGATTAATCATTTCAGAGCTATGCATCAGGGCTCCAGCAACGGCAGAGAAATgcaaagcagagcagagcagagcagagcaaagaTGCCTGGGTTTAAGATGCAGGCTGGACAAGGTTTTCAGGAGCCAAGGGATTGGTCTGGAGTCATCACCTGTGAGAACCTCTGATGATGTAATGGTACAAGCTGGGATGTCCAGGATCTAGTAAACGTGGCTGTGAAAAGCAAAGAGATCAGACAGAAAACAACGTTATAATTGTATAACCTTATAAAGAGGAGACTTGGCAAAAACACGGCCAGAGAGGAAGGTAGATGCTGAAGTCTGAGTGGGGCTTTTCAAGAGGACTCAGCAGCTCACAGAGGTAAAGCAAATAAGAGATTCACCTTATACCCTAGTGAAACAAACCAGGATCTAGGAGCACGTACCACCTTGGCCTTGTGGGCATTTAAGGAAAATGATTCTTGAGCAAAAGAGCCTGAACAGTGAACAGTGAACCTACTGTTCCTGCAGAAATTCAGCTCAAGAACTGGTCACATTTttttctgcttgtctttgccCTAATAACTTTCCTGATTTCTCTAAATTTAAAGTTTTACCAGGGttctggctcagtggttaagttcACTGGTCAGCCAACGAGGAACAGTTAGGACCATCTAGAACTCCAGTCCCAGCGGGGGAtaccagtgccctcttctggtctctccaGGAActgcatacacaggcatacatgcaggcaaaacacccacatgtATAAAACAAGAATAAGTGTTAAACACTATTTAAACTTTGCTGAGTTctgattttctattttatatacaAACATAAGCAAGTGCATTTTGGATATTCCATTTGGTGTGGTAAAAAAATAAGCACTTTTCTGGCCAAATGACCTCTGTCCCTAACATCAAATATGGTTAAGAAACGAACCAACTCACGACCCAATTGTGTTATTCCTTTTCCTCTTTGAACCCATTTCCTCTTTGGAACCAGATGACCTTTCAGACCAGTTCATTAAGGACTGTGACCTCAAAAAGAagccaaggaaggggaagaatgTACAGGCCACTCTGAATGTTGAGTCAGATCAAAAGAAACCCAGGAGGAAAGACACACCAGCAGTGCACATCCCACCTTTCATCCCAGGTAAGGGGCGGGACATGTTGCTCTCTGTGGCTGTAATGGCAGGCCTGTAAGACCCGACACCATCAACACACGGGGAATAAAGTCCCCACAAGCTTCCAAAGCTCCCATGAGCATCTACATCCAGCAGACATGGGGTGGCGTCCGGAGGTTTGAAAGCTACGTTGTTTGCCTTCTCCGGTACCAGCCCACAATGCACCTATGCACAACACTTCCACATTAGGATCTGCAAACGTGACTACTtgaccctcttcctctttctgctcCTCTAACCATGCAGGTGTGATTTCGGAACACTTAATCAAAAGATATGATGTTCAAGAGAGAATTCCAAAGGCCAAATCAGGCCCAGCTCTTCATAACTCTGATATGGAACAAAAAAGGCCAAGGAGAAAAGACACGCCTGCCTTGCACATGCCTCCCTTTGTtgcaggtaaaaaacaaaaacaaaaacaaagctggTCTAGAACATTCACAGCAGGGATGGGAGCACTCTCGAGGTGCAAGGGACATGCCCTATGCCCTGTGTCCTGGCCCAGCAAGCTGTGTTGCATTCACATGCCCAGGAGAAGGGTATACGCACTGCTGCCTTCTGGGTTTTCCTTCATTAGTAGTTCCCCAGGGGATGACTTGGGGGAGGAGAAGGCTGAGAAATAACTCCTGCTTCATCAGACCTGGTCAAATTCACTCAACCATTGAAACAAATATCGGTGGGATCTTGAGAAGAGGTGAAATTCCTGCTTCCCCACCTTACATGGATTGTTCATGCTAGAGCCCGTGGATAACTTCCCAGATTGTATGGACCAATTGTCAAGACCTGGGACAGAGATAGAGGAAGATAGAGAAGATTCACATCAATATCCTAATACATGTCAGatcacacacgcatgcatgtgtaATAAAATGAGGtattgtctttgtccctgggaagttggtgagtgaATGGGAAAAGAAGCAAATGGAATCACAGTCAGACTATGACTCTGCAGACTTAGCAAAGTTTCTTGAGTCAGGGAAGCTCTGCCTTAAGGACCTTCAGTGGCAAACATCGCtgcaggcacacaaacacacacacacaaacacacacacacacacacacacacacacacacacacacacacacacaccctgcttctCTCACTGTGTTAGCTGAGGTGCTTTATTTCTGGAAGCTTTTCGTATATAAAGAATTGGCAGTAACCACAATGCTAGTTAAGCTAAGAAGGACAGAGCCTTTTGGCGGGTATCCAGAAAGACTCGTGCTGGTTCTAATACGGCTGTTGAGAGGAACTCACAGGCAAACACACCATAGAGACATATCTCATTAACCCTTGGCAAGTGGAAGCTGGACAAGGATTCACTACCCCTTCTAAATCTCATGCTAACCATCTCCCTCCCTTAGGTTAATGAGCTTATTTGACAAGTCCAACTGCCTGAATGGAGCCTCTGTGGGGAGGCCTCTAAGGCTTCCCTGCCAGGCCCGGGCTTTGTTCGAACTTGGCTCACAGTTGAAAACTGCATGGCAGAGAGTGTTGGTTGTGATTGGTCAGAAACACATACCAAGAACTGTCTAAGAGAAAAGAA
This window harbors:
- the Ppp1r17 gene encoding protein phosphatase 1 regulatory subunit 17, with amino-acid sequence MSTEMMTTEPVPPLELSDDILGKLDPQCSPSDDLSDQFIKDCDLKKKPRKGKNVQATLNVESDQKKPRRKDTPAVHIPPFIPGVISEHLIKRYDVQERIPKAKSGPALHNSDMEQKRPRRKDTPALHMPPFVAGLTLLRDESAGVILEDEEMDGDKLAI